Proteins encoded together in one Paracidovorax wautersii window:
- a CDS encoding DUF3422 domain-containing protein, whose translation MPLAHHQHPRQHALRAQLHNEIHARPPEAMGAPLAISHVVMLADADQREASRAHLARLLRDHHQAQPDAQSTHLRVDLGAFRIRWELHTEFVSWTFMVPLADDGWNDRVPAGAIGQVPLDWLAALPGECLSSLHLWVLSAQAPGAGTLVRRMLHDDTLVASTVAGGHGEAYTDFAIHADGFSRMLLLAGSMTPRRLGRLVQRLLEIETYRMAALLGLPAAREAGAALAYAERELAALADAIRTANRDDEPALLDRLTRLAGQVEGQYAATHSRFSASSAYFELVDRRIQDIGESRLAGMQTIGEFMDRRLTPARSTCEWAARRQNALSQRVSRISNLLRTRVEIEQQQSSQALLSGMNQRQDLQLKLQSTVEGLSVAAITYYIAGLVSYLAKGAQKLGWPLQPETTAAIAIPVVAFSVWWSLRRMHRRMFSGRH comes from the coding sequence ATGCCGCTCGCCCACCACCAGCATCCCCGCCAGCACGCCCTGCGGGCGCAACTGCACAACGAGATCCACGCCCGCCCGCCGGAAGCCATGGGCGCGCCGCTGGCGATCTCGCATGTGGTGATGCTGGCCGACGCGGACCAGCGCGAGGCGAGCCGCGCGCACCTGGCCCGGCTGCTGCGCGACCACCACCAGGCCCAGCCGGACGCACAGAGCACGCACCTGCGCGTGGACCTGGGCGCTTTCCGCATCCGTTGGGAACTGCACACCGAATTCGTCTCCTGGACGTTCATGGTGCCGCTGGCCGACGACGGCTGGAACGACAGGGTCCCCGCCGGCGCCATCGGCCAAGTGCCGCTGGACTGGCTGGCGGCCTTGCCCGGCGAATGCCTGAGCAGCCTGCACCTGTGGGTGCTGTCGGCCCAGGCCCCGGGTGCCGGCACGCTGGTGCGCCGCATGCTGCACGACGACACGCTGGTCGCCTCCACCGTGGCCGGCGGGCACGGCGAGGCGTACACCGACTTCGCCATCCATGCCGACGGCTTTTCGCGCATGCTGCTGCTGGCCGGCAGCATGACGCCGCGCCGCCTGGGCCGGCTGGTGCAGCGCCTGCTGGAGATCGAGACCTACCGCATGGCCGCGCTGCTGGGCCTGCCCGCCGCGCGCGAGGCGGGCGCCGCGCTGGCCTATGCCGAGCGCGAACTGGCGGCGCTGGCCGACGCCATCCGCACGGCCAACCGCGACGACGAGCCTGCGCTGCTGGACCGCCTGACGCGGCTGGCCGGCCAGGTCGAGGGGCAGTACGCCGCCACGCATTCGCGCTTTTCGGCCAGCAGTGCCTACTTCGAGCTGGTGGACCGGCGCATCCAGGACATCGGTGAATCGCGCCTGGCCGGTATGCAGACCATCGGCGAGTTCATGGACCGCCGGCTGACGCCGGCGCGCAGCACCTGCGAATGGGCGGCGCGGCGGCAGAACGCGCTGTCGCAGCGCGTCTCCCGCATCAGCAATCTGCTGCGCACGCGTGTGGAGATCGAGCAGCAGCAGAGCAGCCAGGCGCTGCTGTCCGGCATGAACCAGCGCCAGGACCTGCAGCTCAAGCTGCAGTCCACGGTGGAGGGCTTGTCGGTCGCCGCCATCACGTACTACATCGCCGGTCTGGTGAGCTACCTGGCCAAGGGGGCGCAGAAGCTGGGCTGGCCGCTGCAGCCGGAGACTACGGCCGCCATCGCCATTCCGGTCGTGGCGTTCAGCGTGTGGTGGTCGCTGCGGCGCATGCACCGGCGCATGTTCTCGGGACGGCACTGA
- a CDS encoding spermidine synthase, whose protein sequence is MTTTTRKKKTLAELPEVSVSDDGEVRHLHLGTPWIQGSMRVDQPFDIELEYVQRMMAWLLFVEPASVGKRHAMQLGLGAGAITKFCHKKLRMCCTAIELNPQVLAVCRAWFKLPPDGPKLRVVLADAAAEIRKPEWQGTVDALAVDLYDHEAAAPVLDSAEFYADCRALLTEDGAMTVNLFGRASSYERSLGKMAEAFGSDALWAFKPTREGNTVVLAQRTPTAPKRAELLARAEAVQARWDLPASKWPRVFKPIG, encoded by the coding sequence TTGACGACGACGACCCGCAAGAAGAAAACCCTGGCCGAGCTGCCCGAAGTGAGCGTCTCCGACGACGGCGAGGTCCGCCACCTGCATCTGGGCACGCCCTGGATCCAGGGATCCATGCGCGTGGACCAGCCCTTCGACATCGAGCTGGAATACGTGCAGCGCATGATGGCCTGGCTGCTGTTCGTCGAGCCCGCCAGCGTGGGCAAGCGCCACGCCATGCAGCTGGGCCTGGGCGCCGGCGCCATCACCAAGTTCTGCCACAAGAAGCTGCGCATGTGCTGCACGGCCATCGAGCTGAACCCGCAGGTGCTGGCCGTGTGCCGCGCCTGGTTCAAGCTGCCGCCCGACGGACCCAAGCTGCGCGTGGTGCTGGCCGATGCGGCCGCCGAGATCCGCAAGCCCGAATGGCAGGGCACGGTCGACGCGCTGGCGGTGGACCTGTACGACCACGAGGCGGCGGCGCCGGTGCTCGACAGCGCCGAGTTCTATGCCGACTGCCGCGCCCTGCTCACCGAGGACGGCGCGATGACGGTCAACCTGTTCGGCCGGGCCTCCAGCTACGAACGCAGCCTGGGCAAGATGGCCGAGGCCTTCGGCAGCGACGCGCTCTGGGCCTTCAAGCCCACGCGCGAGGGCAACACCGTGGTGCTGGCCCAGCGCACGCCCACGGCCCCCAAGCGTGCCGAGCTGCTGGCCCGCGCCGAGGCGGTGCAGGCACGCTGGGACCTGCCTGCGAGCAAGTGGCCGCGTGTGTTCAAGCCCATCGGCTGA
- a CDS encoding DNA-deoxyinosine glycosylase, protein MPAMPAAAPPSLASASASQALVGLPPVVSAQTVVLVLGSFPSAASLRAGQYYGHAQNQFWRILQSLWPSHPLPDRADYAGRCAWLLDRGLGLWDVYAACEREGSLDAAIRKAQVNDFRGLRAQLPRLAAIAHNGGESFRHAPAVRASLGLDSSADGAIASLRLPSTSPAHAAWSFEKKRNAWADALAPFGLV, encoded by the coding sequence ATGCCGGCCATGCCCGCCGCTGCCCCGCCGTCCCTCGCTTCCGCCTCCGCCTCTCAGGCCCTGGTGGGTCTGCCGCCGGTCGTGTCGGCACAGACGGTGGTGCTCGTGCTGGGCAGCTTCCCCAGTGCGGCATCCTTGCGCGCGGGGCAGTACTACGGCCATGCGCAGAACCAGTTCTGGCGCATCCTGCAATCGCTGTGGCCCAGCCACCCGCTGCCGGACCGCGCCGATTACGCGGGACGCTGCGCCTGGTTGCTGGACCGCGGCCTCGGGCTGTGGGACGTGTATGCGGCCTGCGAGCGCGAAGGCAGCCTGGACGCGGCCATCCGCAAGGCGCAGGTGAACGACTTCCGCGGCCTGCGTGCGCAGCTGCCGCGGCTGGCCGCCATCGCCCACAATGGCGGGGAGAGCTTCCGGCATGCGCCCGCCGTGCGGGCGAGCCTGGGCCTGGACAGCAGTGCGGACGGGGCGATCGCCTCGCTGCGCCTGCCCTCCACCAGCCCGGCCCATGCCGCCTGGAGCTTCGAGAAGAAACGCAACGCCTGGGCCGACGCCCTGGCCCCCTTTGGATTGGTGTGA
- a CDS encoding DMT family transporter translates to MPPAPSQQAQAASKRVAIGLALAFFGAIAFSGKAIIVKLAYRHGVDAVTLIMYRMLFALPIFAVMAWWASRGKPPLTRKDWVGIAWLGVTGYYLASFLDFAGLAYISASLERLILYLNPTLVVLLGWAMYGRGIRWGQMAGMAISYCGVILVFGQEVHLQGPHVAWGVLLVFLSAVSYAIYLVYSGEMVQRLGSLRLVGLATTVACVCCLVQFVVLRPMSAAVVAPEVLWLSLLNATLCTAVPVLMVMMAIERIGPSMAAQTGMVGPLSTILMGVWLLDEPFTLWVAAGTALVIFGIFVFTRLARRPA, encoded by the coding sequence TTGCCTCCAGCCCCATCGCAGCAAGCGCAAGCAGCTAGCAAAAGAGTAGCAATCGGCCTGGCCCTGGCCTTCTTCGGCGCCATCGCCTTCAGCGGCAAGGCCATCATCGTCAAGCTGGCCTACCGTCACGGCGTGGATGCGGTCACGCTCATCATGTACCGCATGCTGTTCGCCCTGCCCATCTTCGCCGTCATGGCCTGGTGGGCCAGTCGCGGCAAGCCGCCGCTCACCCGCAAGGACTGGGTGGGCATCGCCTGGCTGGGGGTCACGGGCTACTACCTGGCGAGCTTCCTGGACTTCGCCGGCCTGGCCTACATCAGCGCCAGCCTGGAGCGGCTCATCCTGTACCTCAACCCCACGCTGGTGGTGCTGCTCGGCTGGGCGATGTACGGGCGCGGCATCCGCTGGGGCCAGATGGCCGGCATGGCGATCAGCTACTGCGGGGTGATCCTGGTCTTCGGCCAGGAGGTGCACCTGCAGGGCCCCCACGTGGCCTGGGGCGTGCTGCTGGTGTTCCTGTCGGCCGTGAGCTACGCCATCTATCTGGTCTACAGCGGCGAGATGGTGCAGCGGCTGGGTTCGCTGCGCCTGGTGGGGCTGGCCACGACCGTGGCGTGCGTGTGCTGCCTGGTGCAGTTCGTGGTGCTGCGCCCGATGAGCGCGGCCGTGGTCGCGCCCGAGGTGCTCTGGCTGTCGCTGCTCAACGCCACGCTGTGCACGGCGGTGCCGGTGCTGATGGTGATGATGGCCATCGAGCGCATCGGGCCCAGCATGGCCGCGCAGACGGGCATGGTCGGGCCGCTGTCGACCATCCTCATGGGCGTGTGGCTGCTGGACGAGCCCTTCACGCTGTGGGTGGCGGCGGGCACGGCGCTGGTGATCTTCGGCATCTTCGTCTTCACGCGCCTGGCACGGCGGCCCGCCTGA
- a CDS encoding tripartite tricarboxylate transporter permease, whose amino-acid sequence MELFDNLATGFGVAFTFQNLIYCLIGCILGTLIGVLPGIGPVATIAMLLPATYALPPVAALIMLAGIYYGAQYGGSTTAILVNLPGESSSVVTVIDGYQMARKGRAGPALAAAGMGSFFAGCVGTLILAAFAPPLTEIAFKFGPAEYFSLMVLGLIGAVVLASGSLLKAVSMIVLGLLLGLVGTDVNSGVARYSFDIPELTDGINFVVIAMGVFGYGEIIANLSKPEEDREVFTAKVQGLFPTKEDFKRMLPAVLRGTALGCSLGILPGGGALLSAFAAYTIEKKTKLHAGEVPFGKGNIRGVAAPEAANNAGAQTSFIPLLTLGIPPNAVMALMVGAMTIHNIQPGPQVMTSNPELFWGLIASMWLGNAMLIILNLPLIGMWIKLLTVPYRWLFPSIVLFCAVGVYGTNNNTFDVWMVGIFGFVGYVFYKLGTEPAPLLLGFILGPMMEENLRRALLLSRGDWSVFVTRPISAGLLAAAVLLLVIVLLPAVSKKREEAFVED is encoded by the coding sequence ATGGAATTGTTTGACAACCTGGCGACTGGCTTCGGCGTCGCCTTCACCTTCCAGAACCTGATTTACTGCCTGATCGGCTGTATCTTGGGTACGCTGATCGGCGTGCTGCCGGGCATCGGCCCCGTGGCCACCATCGCCATGCTGCTGCCTGCCACGTACGCGCTGCCCCCCGTGGCTGCGCTGATCATGCTGGCCGGTATCTATTACGGCGCGCAGTACGGCGGGTCGACCACCGCCATTCTGGTGAACCTACCGGGCGAGTCATCCTCAGTGGTGACCGTGATCGACGGCTACCAGATGGCGCGCAAGGGCCGGGCGGGCCCCGCGCTGGCGGCTGCCGGCATGGGCTCGTTCTTCGCCGGTTGCGTGGGCACGCTGATCCTGGCGGCCTTCGCTCCTCCGCTGACCGAGATCGCCTTCAAGTTCGGTCCTGCCGAATACTTCTCGCTGATGGTGCTGGGCCTGATCGGCGCCGTGGTGCTGGCTTCGGGCTCGCTGCTGAAGGCGGTTTCGATGATCGTGCTGGGCCTGCTGCTGGGCCTGGTCGGTACCGACGTGAACTCGGGCGTGGCCCGCTACAGCTTCGACATCCCTGAACTGACCGACGGCATCAACTTCGTCGTGATCGCCATGGGTGTGTTCGGCTACGGCGAAATCATCGCCAACCTGTCCAAGCCCGAAGAAGACCGTGAAGTCTTCACCGCCAAGGTGCAGGGCCTGTTCCCCACCAAGGAAGACTTCAAGCGCATGCTGCCTGCCGTGCTGCGTGGTACGGCCCTGGGCTGCTCCCTGGGTATCCTGCCTGGTGGTGGCGCGTTGCTGTCGGCTTTCGCCGCCTACACGATCGAGAAGAAGACCAAGCTGCATGCCGGCGAAGTCCCGTTCGGCAAGGGCAACATCCGCGGCGTGGCAGCTCCTGAAGCCGCCAACAACGCCGGTGCACAGACCTCCTTCATTCCGCTGCTGACGCTGGGCATTCCCCCCAACGCCGTGATGGCGCTGATGGTGGGCGCCATGACGATCCACAACATCCAGCCTGGTCCCCAGGTGATGACGAGCAACCCCGAGCTGTTCTGGGGCCTGATCGCCTCGATGTGGCTGGGCAACGCGATGCTGATCATCCTGAACCTGCCGCTGATCGGCATGTGGATCAAGCTGCTGACCGTGCCTTACCGCTGGCTGTTCCCCTCCATCGTGCTGTTCTGCGCGGTGGGCGTGTACGGCACCAACAACAACACGTTCGACGTGTGGATGGTGGGCATCTTCGGTTTCGTCGGCTACGTGTTCTACAAGCTGGGCACCGAACCCGCACCGCTGCTGCTGGGCTTCATCCTGGGCCCGATGATGGAAGAGAACCTGCGCCGTGCGCTGCTGCTGTCGCGCGGCGACTGGAGCGTCTTCGTCACGCGTCCGATCTCCGCCGGTCTGCTGGCCGCCGCCGTGCTGCTGCTGGTCATCGTGCTGCTGCCTGCCGTGAGCAAGAAGCGCGAAGAGGCCTTCGTCGAAGACTGA
- a CDS encoding TRAP transporter substrate-binding protein: MPARPSASRAAPGPAAASPAPVRLRVVGGLAAITQYTQLEGPFWSRDLAQLSGGRYSADVVPFDRAGVPGMEMLRLLQLGVVPLGTTLMSSLSAQYPQYTAADLPGLNPSIAALRATVAATRPYLEKVLREEHDVELLAIYTYPAQVLFCKRAMAQLSDLAGRRIRVSSAAQADFIAAVGGVPVLTSFAQMRSSLESGETECVVTGAMSGNTLGLHTVTTHLYPMPLTWGLALFGANRAAWNAMPPDLRRLLRAELPKLEAAIWASAEQETAEGIACNTGTSACAQGSRGSMVLVPVSAADDRRRQALLRTAVLPRWMRRCTVRCADVWAATIGPVQGIEAPRQP; the protein is encoded by the coding sequence ATGCCAGCACGGCCGTCGGCCTCCCGTGCGGCCCCGGGGCCTGCGGCGGCCAGCCCCGCGCCCGTCCGGCTGCGGGTGGTCGGAGGGTTGGCGGCGATCACGCAATACACCCAGCTGGAGGGCCCCTTCTGGTCGCGCGACCTGGCCCAGTTGAGCGGCGGGCGCTACAGCGCCGACGTCGTACCGTTCGACCGGGCCGGCGTGCCCGGCATGGAGATGCTGCGCCTGCTGCAGCTGGGCGTCGTGCCGCTGGGCACCACGCTGATGAGTTCCCTGTCGGCCCAGTACCCGCAGTACACGGCCGCCGACCTGCCGGGTCTGAACCCCTCCATCGCCGCGCTGCGCGCCACGGTCGCCGCCACGCGGCCCTACCTGGAGAAGGTGCTGCGGGAAGAACACGACGTCGAGCTGCTGGCCATCTATACCTACCCCGCGCAGGTGCTGTTCTGCAAGCGCGCCATGGCGCAGCTGTCCGATCTGGCAGGCCGCCGCATCCGCGTGTCGTCGGCCGCCCAGGCGGACTTCATCGCCGCAGTGGGCGGGGTGCCCGTGCTGACCTCGTTCGCGCAGATGCGCAGCAGCCTGGAGTCGGGAGAGACCGAATGCGTCGTGACCGGGGCCATGTCCGGCAACACGCTGGGCTTGCACACCGTGACGACGCACCTTTATCCCATGCCGCTGACCTGGGGCCTCGCGCTGTTCGGCGCCAACCGGGCGGCCTGGAACGCCATGCCGCCCGATCTGCGCCGCCTGCTGCGGGCCGAGCTGCCCAAGCTGGAGGCCGCCATCTGGGCCAGCGCCGAGCAGGAGACCGCCGAAGGCATTGCCTGCAATACCGGCACCTCGGCCTGCGCCCAGGGCAGCCGCGGCAGCATGGTGCTGGTGCCCGTCTCGGCGGCGGACGACCGGCGCCGCCAGGCGCTGCTGCGCACGGCGGTGCTGCCGCGCTGGATGCGCCGCTGCACGGTCCGCTGCGCGGACGTCTGGGCCGCCACCATCGGCCCCGTACAGGGCATTGAAGCCCCGCGGCAGCCATGA
- a CDS encoding tripartite tricarboxylate transporter TctB family protein, whose amino-acid sequence MKIKSQKDFFSGLMFMGVGLAFAIGAGNYNIGSGARMGPGYFPLILGILLAILGAAVTFYATVVESGNDGDKIGKWAWKQIFFILASNFAFGVLLAGLPSFGVPAMGLIVAIYGLVFIAAQAGEKVNYKETFVLATILAVGSYVAFVWALKLQFPVWPSFISG is encoded by the coding sequence GTGAAAATCAAGAGTCAAAAAGACTTTTTTTCAGGCCTCATGTTCATGGGCGTGGGCCTGGCATTTGCCATCGGCGCAGGTAACTACAACATCGGTTCCGGCGCCCGCATGGGCCCCGGCTACTTCCCTCTGATCCTCGGCATCCTGCTCGCCATCCTCGGCGCTGCGGTGACGTTCTACGCCACGGTGGTGGAGAGCGGCAACGACGGCGACAAGATCGGCAAGTGGGCCTGGAAGCAGATCTTCTTCATCCTGGCATCCAACTTCGCCTTCGGCGTTCTGCTGGCAGGCCTGCCGAGCTTCGGCGTGCCGGCCATGGGCCTGATCGTCGCCATCTACGGCCTGGTGTTCATTGCGGCCCAGGCGGGTGAAAAGGTGAACTACAAGGAAACCTTCGTCCTGGCGACCATCCTGGCGGTGGGCAGCTACGTGGCTTTCGTGTGGGCGCTGAAGCTGCAGTTCCCGGTGTGGCCCAGTTTCATTTCGGGTTAA
- a CDS encoding SDR family oxidoreductase translates to MDLGIAGKWALVCGASKGLGLGCAEALVREGVNVVINARNAAALEQAASHLIAVSADADSAAARKGLKPQVLTVAADITTEAGRAAAFSVAGGPGKDFDIVVTNAGGPPPGDFRDWDRDAWVKALDANMLTPIELIRATVDGMAARGFGRIVNITSSAVKAPINILGLSNGARSGLTGFVAGAARSGIASKGVTVNNLLPGKFDTDRLASNIKTNADQSGKSIEEVRRAQQAAIPAGRYGTPQEFGAICAFLCSVQAGYMTGQNVLTDGGAYQGTY, encoded by the coding sequence ATGGATTTGGGTATTGCCGGTAAATGGGCGCTGGTCTGCGGCGCCAGCAAGGGGCTGGGACTGGGCTGCGCCGAAGCGCTGGTGCGCGAGGGCGTCAACGTCGTCATCAACGCGCGCAACGCGGCGGCGCTGGAGCAAGCTGCTTCGCATTTGATAGCTGTATCCGCTGATGCAGACAGCGCTGCGGCCCGAAAAGGCTTGAAGCCTCAGGTGCTGACGGTGGCTGCCGACATCACCACCGAGGCCGGCCGCGCCGCTGCCTTCTCGGTCGCGGGCGGGCCGGGCAAGGATTTCGACATCGTGGTCACCAATGCCGGTGGCCCGCCGCCCGGCGACTTCCGTGACTGGGACCGCGACGCCTGGGTGAAGGCGCTGGACGCCAACATGCTGACCCCCATCGAACTCATCCGCGCCACGGTGGACGGCATGGCCGCCCGCGGCTTCGGGCGCATCGTCAACATCACCTCCAGCGCGGTGAAGGCGCCCATCAACATCCTGGGCCTGTCCAACGGCGCGCGCAGCGGCCTGACCGGATTCGTCGCCGGCGCGGCCCGCAGCGGCATCGCGTCCAAGGGCGTCACCGTCAACAACCTGCTGCCCGGCAAGTTCGACACCGACCGCCTGGCCAGCAACATCAAGACGAATGCCGACCAGTCGGGCAAGAGCATCGAAGAGGTGCGCCGCGCCCAGCAGGCCGCCATCCCGGCGGGCCGCTACGGCACGCCGCAGGAGTTCGGTGCGATCTGCGCCTTCCTGTGCAGCGTGCAGGCCGGCTACATGACGGGGCAGAACGTGCTGACGGACGGAGGGGCCTACCAGGGAACCTACTGA